The bacterium DNA segment CGCGCCGGCACGATCGCCTATGAAATCACCTGCCGTCTGGGGAATGGACTGCCGCGCTACATCATCCACCGGCACGCCGACGCGCCGGTGACCGCCGCCGCATCCGTCGAATCGAATTAGGACAGTCCGCCTACCGCGGCAGCGCTTCGGCCAGCTGCCAGAGGCGTTCCCACGTGTAGATGCCGGTCTGATGGCCATCGCTCCAGAGAATCTGGATCGCGTATCGGCCGACCGGGTGGATGGACAGAGGGTGGACATCCGCCGGCACCGTCTCCTCAGTCACGAGCTTCTCGCCGGTCATCTCCTCCACACAGGCCGCGCAGGGGCAGGCCAGACGCAGGAATCGCGCCGGGAAGACGTGCTCCTGGCCGTTGTTCCAGCGGATCTTGATGTCCCACTGGTTGGCACGGCCGATTTCCGTCGGGATCGGGGTTCCTCTGCTCATGATGTCGTAAGTCCGGCTGAAGGGTGAACGTTCGTCGCCGCCATCACGCCGAGGTCCGCGAAGCCGGCGGGAGGTGATCGGATTCCTCAACATCGTGCCCGGCAACCGGTTCCTCCGGCGCGGGCG contains these protein-coding regions:
- a CDS encoding DUF971 domain-containing protein, producing the protein MSRGTPIPTEIGRANQWDIKIRWNNGQEHVFPARFLRLACPCAACVEEMTGEKLVTEETVPADVHPLSIHPVGRYAIQILWSDGHQTGIYTWERLWQLAEALPR